One Verrucomicrobiota bacterium DNA window includes the following coding sequences:
- a CDS encoding carbohydrate binding domain-containing protein codes for MRVPDLVVRSVFLICLVPAAAGFAQEVVPDPALFQLEVQRGAQARLERVVEEASGAKVAAVTVSKPGPLFWSVELRVPALKFQAGKRYRCAFRAKSSSREYVYVVPEKATGNQASLVQGTNVALGDQWKTYTVEFTPSENADPARLTFSDLSVDQSTFWFAELKLTEE; via the coding sequence ATGCGTGTCCCTGATTTGGTGGTCCGGAGCGTTTTCCTGATTTGTCTCGTGCCGGCCGCTGCCGGGTTTGCGCAGGAAGTGGTGCCGGATCCGGCCCTGTTTCAGCTCGAAGTGCAACGAGGCGCTCAGGCACGTTTGGAGCGCGTGGTCGAGGAAGCCAGCGGCGCAAAGGTCGCGGCCGTCACCGTTTCGAAGCCGGGGCCCCTTTTCTGGAGCGTCGAACTGCGGGTACCGGCCCTCAAGTTTCAGGCGGGCAAACGTTACCGGTGTGCCTTTCGCGCCAAGAGTTCTTCGCGGGAATACGTCTACGTCGTGCCGGAAAAGGCCACCGGTAACCAGGCCTCACTGGTTCAGGGGACCAACGTGGCGCTCGGCGATCAATGGAAGACTTACACCGTGGAGTTTACCCCTTCTGAAAACGCCGATCCCGCTCGCCTGACGTTCAGCGATCTTTCGGTTGACCAGAGCACCTTCTGGTTCGCCGAACTCAAACTGACGGAGGAGTAG
- a CDS encoding methyltransferase domain-containing protein codes for MSSNWLFPERSFDAAERELMDEDQPISPELICDLHNLQRLNRWFGSYALVEHFLRRWFRPGHRASLLDFCTATADIPRYIVDWGRARAVAIRVDAVDFQASTLALAEAQCACYPEIRLIRADVTRFQPEAAYDYVFCSLALHHFSDAQAVALLRRARMFARKAVLIADIERSDLSLLGIYLLTELAFRQRMTRHDARMSMRRAFAAAEFRALARQAGWQHFGYRRFPVARHAIWLENPGVT; via the coding sequence ATGTCCAGTAACTGGCTGTTTCCGGAACGAAGCTTTGACGCCGCTGAACGCGAGCTCATGGACGAAGATCAGCCGATCTCCCCGGAGCTCATCTGCGACCTGCACAACCTGCAGCGGTTAAACCGCTGGTTCGGCAGCTACGCGTTGGTTGAACATTTTCTGCGGCGATGGTTCCGGCCCGGGCACCGGGCGTCTCTGCTGGATTTTTGTACGGCGACGGCCGACATCCCAAGGTACATCGTCGATTGGGGACGGGCACGCGCCGTCGCCATCCGGGTGGATGCCGTCGATTTTCAAGCCTCGACCCTGGCGTTGGCGGAAGCCCAATGCGCTTGTTACCCTGAGATCAGACTGATCCGTGCGGACGTGACGCGCTTCCAGCCTGAAGCCGCCTATGATTATGTGTTTTGCTCCCTGGCGTTGCATCACTTCAGCGATGCTCAGGCCGTGGCGCTCTTGCGCCGCGCTCGGATGTTCGCGCGGAAAGCGGTATTAATTGCGGATATCGAGCGGTCCGATCTCAGCCTCCTCGGGATCTACCTTCTGACTGAGTTGGCATTCCGGCAGCGAATGACCAGGCACGACGCGCGGATGTCGATGCGCCGGGCGTTCGCGGCCGCCGAGTTCAGGGCCTTGGCCCGGCAGGCCGGGTGGCAGCATTTCGGGTATCGCCGGTTTCCTGTGGCGCGCCACGCGATCTGGCTTGAAAACCCAGGCGTGACCTGA